The proteins below come from a single Nocardiopsis gilva YIM 90087 genomic window:
- a CDS encoding MBL fold metallo-hydrolase — MKLQLIGTGSILTARMSASALVDDKLLIDTPNGSMKAMRRAGLDPCSVDFCLITHFHADHFFDIIFLLLEQGLQQTRDRDLVLIGPAGFADRVDQLFELSYPGSWDEMEDKVRPRYVEFDPADGGECSEGGYTIRALPMQHTVPALGYHITDPAGARLGYTGDTVRCPSVDELAADTSVLLLDTSFPTGRVGHMGLDDVEGVADQWPDLHLIATHRGDDVTHSARPNIIFPADGQTFDITAQGLRADARSMPKQRGDRKTSVLGVDL, encoded by the coding sequence ATGAAGCTGCAACTCATCGGGACCGGATCGATTCTGACCGCCCGCATGAGCGCCTCAGCACTCGTCGACGACAAGCTCCTCATCGACACGCCGAACGGATCCATGAAGGCGATGCGTCGAGCGGGGCTCGACCCATGCTCCGTCGACTTCTGCCTCATCACGCACTTCCACGCCGATCACTTCTTCGACATCATCTTCCTGCTTCTGGAGCAGGGACTGCAGCAAACCCGGGACCGCGACCTGGTCCTGATCGGCCCCGCCGGCTTCGCCGACCGGGTTGACCAGCTCTTCGAACTCAGTTACCCCGGCTCGTGGGACGAGATGGAGGACAAGGTCCGCCCCCGCTACGTCGAGTTCGACCCCGCCGACGGCGGCGAGTGCTCCGAAGGCGGCTACACCATCCGCGCCCTCCCCATGCAGCACACGGTCCCGGCGCTGGGCTACCACATCACCGACCCGGCAGGCGCCCGACTGGGCTACACCGGCGACACCGTCCGCTGCCCCTCCGTCGACGAGCTCGCCGCCGACACCTCGGTGCTGCTGCTCGACACCTCATTCCCGACGGGCCGGGTAGGCCATATGGGCCTCGACGATGTGGAAGGGGTAGCGGACCAATGGCCGGACCTGCACCTCATCGCCACGCACCGCGGCGATGACGTCACGCACTCCGCACGCCCGAACATCATCTTCCCCGCCGACGGGCAGACCTTTGACATCACCGCCCAAGGGCTTCGAGCCGATGCCCGATCCATGCCCAAGCAGCGCGGTGACCGCAAGACCTCCGTACTTGGAGTGGACCTGTGA
- a CDS encoding S10 family serine carboxypeptidase-like protein, whose product MDGDHVSWDLVTSIPSNLGNTLPIDLYTAGTKKSRSYAGHVDIDSKVHRGNKNHLFYWFFESQTCSPHVSVADQQELISETPLIIWLNGGPGASSLLGLFLENGPFTISGDATGTISVNPASWNQEAHVVYWDQPIGTGYSYAESREYVHNEEDLSQMFWEGLQEFFKLHPEYAECPVYLCGESYAGKYVPAIALKIDEQNNRAAQKDVPIKLHGASVGNGWIKPELSLRVMIDYVYATGFIGGAQKKKLQESYAEFQKALHAGDMERATKLGNDLVVTTLAYGGNFDLYDVRRWDDLSMGALDSYLNSNDVKSALHVPWEVTWQSADNEGPVAEALVEDNMKDCSGLFAELLGKDYRLLFYTGNFDTACGYQSTEEILSDLNKWGDSTEDEHWFNAPRRIWTQAQGNPKGFVRQYRNLMQVSVPGSGHQVPAFQPQICREMIYNWIFKHPFPGYDPTAAAQGDSFSG is encoded by the coding sequence ATGGACGGTGACCACGTGTCTTGGGATCTCGTCACCTCAATCCCGTCGAACCTCGGGAACACCCTTCCTATTGATCTGTATACCGCAGGAACCAAGAAGTCCCGCTCCTACGCCGGGCATGTCGACATCGACAGCAAGGTGCATCGCGGCAACAAGAATCACCTCTTCTACTGGTTCTTCGAGAGTCAGACGTGCAGCCCGCACGTCTCCGTCGCTGATCAGCAGGAACTGATCAGCGAAACCCCACTGATCATCTGGCTTAACGGCGGCCCGGGCGCCTCCTCGCTGCTGGGTCTGTTCCTGGAGAACGGGCCGTTCACCATCAGTGGCGACGCGACCGGGACGATATCCGTGAATCCCGCCAGCTGGAACCAGGAGGCGCACGTCGTCTACTGGGATCAGCCCATCGGCACCGGATACAGTTATGCAGAATCTCGGGAGTATGTGCACAATGAAGAAGACCTCAGCCAGATGTTCTGGGAGGGTCTGCAGGAGTTCTTCAAGCTGCACCCCGAGTACGCGGAATGCCCGGTCTACCTCTGCGGCGAAAGCTATGCCGGAAAATATGTTCCGGCGATCGCCCTGAAGATTGACGAGCAGAACAACAGGGCCGCGCAGAAGGATGTGCCGATCAAGCTTCATGGAGCATCCGTCGGCAACGGCTGGATCAAGCCCGAGCTGTCACTCCGGGTGATGATTGACTATGTCTATGCGACCGGGTTCATCGGAGGCGCACAAAAGAAGAAGCTGCAAGAATCATACGCCGAATTCCAGAAGGCACTGCACGCAGGCGACATGGAGCGAGCCACCAAGCTCGGAAATGACCTTGTGGTCACGACGCTGGCGTATGGAGGCAACTTCGATCTTTACGACGTGCGGCGTTGGGACGACCTGTCCATGGGAGCGCTGGACTCATATCTGAACAGCAATGACGTCAAGAGCGCCCTGCACGTTCCCTGGGAAGTGACCTGGCAATCTGCGGACAATGAGGGGCCGGTGGCAGAAGCCCTTGTGGAAGACAACATGAAGGACTGCTCCGGACTTTTCGCAGAGCTCCTCGGCAAGGACTATCGGCTTCTCTTCTACACTGGGAACTTCGACACAGCGTGCGGGTATCAGAGCACGGAGGAGATTCTGTCCGACCTCAATAAATGGGGAGACAGCACGGAGGACGAGCACTGGTTCAACGCTCCTCGGCGGATCTGGACACAGGCGCAGGGAAATCCGAAGGGGTTCGTCCGCCAGTACCGGAACCTAATGCAGGTCAGCGTGCCGGGCTCCGGACACCAGGTACCCGCTTTCCAGCCGCAGATATGCCGGGAGATGATCTACAACTGGATCTTCAAGCACCCCTTCCCAGGCTACGATCCAACAGCGGCCGCTCAAGGCGACAGTTTCAGCGGGTAG
- a CDS encoding VOC family protein — MACRISELVLGCRDPEVLARFWCEVLDFVVLDRLLKLGARPADIGQTGQEQWHVLADPEGNEFCLLKARLNPL; from the coding sequence ATGGCATGTCGTATCAGTGAACTCGTGCTCGGTTGCCGCGACCCTGAGGTGCTGGCGAGGTTCTGGTGCGAGGTCCTGGACTTCGTAGTGCTCGATCGCCTTCTGAAGCTCGGTGCGCGCCCGGCCGACATCGGCCAGACAGGGCAGGAGCAGTGGCATGTCCTGGCCGACCCCGAAGGAAATGAGTTCTGCCTGCTCAAGGCCCGCCTCAACCCACTCTGA
- a CDS encoding dihydrofolate reductase family protein yields the protein MRIVIIEFMSLDGVVQAPGGAKEDTDGGFAHGGWTAPFFDPEVVGGAFDDALSKAEALLFGRRTWQTMAAAWPGRTDDPFADRMNAIPKYVVTGTLGDDDLTWNSTTRIPGGEAVARLRDLREESGGDLLVMGSSTPARTLLREGLVDELRLIIMPVLLGGGKSIFPDDGAKRPLELVSSVNSGTGVHVCTYRPVAEG from the coding sequence GTGCGCATCGTGATCATCGAGTTCATGAGTTTGGACGGCGTCGTGCAGGCCCCGGGAGGAGCCAAGGAGGACACCGACGGTGGCTTCGCCCATGGCGGCTGGACTGCGCCGTTCTTCGATCCGGAGGTGGTGGGCGGCGCCTTCGACGACGCTCTGTCCAAGGCCGAGGCGCTGCTGTTCGGGCGCCGCACCTGGCAGACGATGGCGGCGGCGTGGCCCGGGCGGACCGACGACCCGTTCGCCGACCGGATGAACGCCATCCCGAAGTACGTCGTGACCGGGACGCTGGGCGATGACGACCTGACGTGGAACAGCACCACGCGCATCCCCGGCGGCGAAGCCGTCGCCCGCCTCCGGGACCTGCGTGAAGAGAGCGGTGGCGACCTGTTGGTCATGGGGAGCTCCACGCCCGCACGCACCCTCCTGCGCGAGGGTCTGGTCGACGAGCTCCGGCTCATCATCATGCCGGTGCTCCTCGGCGGCGGAAAGTCGATCTTCCCGGACGACGGCGCCAAGCGCCCGCTGGAGCTGGTCTCCAGCGTCAACAGCGGCACGGGGGTGCACGTCTGCACCTACCGGCCGGTCGCCGAAGGATGA
- a CDS encoding FAD-binding oxidoreductase, with protein MTDGSQLPQRDATTTAGTAAAGDVDWASLQQQLQKADAGTLYLPGDSSYYPLSIPQNHRYADVRPQGVVCPGNDTGENGAEGVSIAIKWAHEQGLPVAPRSNGHNYAGYSTTPGLLLNLSRLKNPCLIPSNGDTPLLKAGSGTTNADVYPWLRRQSAPHVAIPTGRCPSVALGGLVLGGGIGFSDRKYGLTCDTLVETTVVLADGRIVTANEHNEYSDLFWACRGGAGNNFGVTVDFTFKTHPVPAQFSVFDLKWPIKDTVAVVQAMQNLIADAGTPDGFHLRLGIGTSGRSPAESAENANCNAMGEFYGTAADLRKLLKPVLDCASPTLKSRIEDMDFWRATDYTFATTPVLQWGGKSAIVNEKLTPDQITACVDAMKTWPGSRNDDGAGIALFAMGGAINEVRPDATAFFHRNAHFIMALESSWADDDSSATAQACRDWLNSLYTQVWGANGPDHCYQNFPDPDLTRWSERYYGSNYNRLVEVKKKYDPAGMFHYGQSIGNQSQINPDPA; from the coding sequence ATGACCGACGGGAGCCAATTGCCGCAGCGCGACGCGACGACCACAGCAGGGACGGCCGCCGCCGGCGACGTGGACTGGGCCAGCCTCCAGCAGCAGTTGCAGAAGGCCGATGCCGGAACGCTGTACCTGCCAGGGGATTCCAGTTACTACCCGCTGAGCATCCCGCAGAACCACCGGTATGCCGACGTCCGGCCGCAGGGTGTCGTCTGCCCTGGCAACGACACCGGGGAGAACGGCGCCGAAGGCGTCAGTATCGCGATCAAGTGGGCCCACGAGCAGGGCTTGCCAGTCGCGCCGCGCTCCAACGGGCACAACTACGCTGGCTACAGCACCACCCCCGGTCTGTTGCTGAACCTAAGCCGCCTGAAAAACCCCTGCCTTATACCATCCAACGGCGACACCCCGCTGTTGAAGGCCGGTTCCGGCACCACCAACGCCGACGTCTACCCGTGGCTGCGGCGCCAGTCCGCCCCGCATGTGGCCATCCCGACCGGGCGGTGCCCCTCCGTGGCGCTCGGCGGGCTGGTACTTGGTGGAGGCATCGGCTTCAGCGACCGCAAGTACGGCCTGACCTGCGACACCCTGGTGGAGACCACCGTGGTCCTGGCCGATGGCAGGATCGTGACCGCCAATGAGCACAACGAGTACAGCGACCTGTTCTGGGCCTGCCGGGGCGGAGCGGGCAACAACTTCGGCGTCACCGTCGACTTCACCTTCAAAACGCACCCAGTGCCCGCCCAGTTCTCCGTCTTCGACCTGAAGTGGCCCATCAAGGACACCGTGGCGGTCGTCCAAGCCATGCAGAACCTGATCGCCGACGCGGGCACACCGGATGGCTTCCACCTGCGGCTCGGTATTGGCACCTCCGGCCGCAGCCCCGCCGAGTCTGCCGAGAACGCCAACTGCAACGCCATGGGCGAGTTCTACGGCACAGCAGCAGATCTGAGAAAGCTCCTCAAGCCGGTCCTGGACTGCGCCTCACCCACGCTGAAGAGCCGAATCGAGGACATGGATTTCTGGCGCGCCACCGACTACACCTTCGCCACCACACCGGTCCTGCAATGGGGCGGCAAGTCGGCGATCGTTAACGAGAAACTCACCCCGGACCAGATCACCGCCTGCGTCGACGCGATGAAAACCTGGCCGGGCAGTCGCAACGACGACGGCGCCGGAATCGCCCTCTTCGCCATGGGCGGGGCGATTAACGAGGTCAGGCCGGACGCCACCGCGTTCTTCCACCGCAACGCACATTTCATCATGGCCCTCGAGTCCAGCTGGGCCGACGACGACTCCTCTGCCACCGCGCAAGCCTGCCGCGACTGGCTGAATTCGCTGTACACCCAGGTCTGGGGTGCCAACGGGCCCGACCACTGCTACCAGAACTTCCCCGACCCGGACCTGACCCGCTGGAGCGAGCGCTACTACGGCAGCAACTACAACCGACTCGTCGAGGTGAAGAAGAAGTACGACCCTGCTGGCATGTTCCATTACGGCCAAAGCATCGGCAACCAATCCCAGATCAACCCGGACCCTGCATGA
- a CDS encoding helix-turn-helix domain-containing protein gives MEVKKLRSKAGLTQVQIHSKTGISASMLSAIENATRAPKRNHAELLDKALSTGGALVRLWLDINDSVNVPDWWRNIGIMERNAVEIREYQMVLIPGLLQTDAYARTVMRTVRRWDPPEVIEQDVEARMSRWDKLRDDVFLWFVVDEYALTRVVGDTQMMRDQLDRVLDLISKERISFQVITQPKPLHPGMSGPLRLLDFHDRSPVALVEHLVGEEVVDDSNRFRVRHCRTLFGALQAEALSLSESASMLKKIREDYQ, from the coding sequence GTGGAGGTCAAGAAGCTCCGCTCCAAGGCCGGACTTACACAGGTCCAAATCCACAGCAAGACCGGCATCTCAGCCTCGATGCTGTCCGCCATCGAGAATGCGACACGCGCCCCAAAACGGAATCACGCGGAACTACTGGACAAAGCTCTCTCCACAGGCGGGGCTCTAGTCAGACTCTGGCTCGACATTAACGACAGCGTGAACGTGCCCGACTGGTGGCGAAATATCGGGATCATGGAGCGCAACGCGGTGGAGATCCGTGAATATCAGATGGTCCTGATCCCTGGACTGCTACAAACTGACGCATATGCTCGTACCGTCATGCGGACCGTGCGCCGCTGGGATCCCCCCGAAGTCATCGAGCAGGATGTCGAGGCGCGAATGTCTCGCTGGGACAAGCTGCGCGACGACGTGTTCCTGTGGTTCGTCGTTGACGAATACGCCCTCACGCGTGTCGTTGGTGACACGCAGATGATGCGAGATCAGTTGGACCGAGTACTCGACCTGATCTCCAAGGAGAGGATTTCGTTTCAAGTGATCACCCAGCCGAAGCCCCTCCATCCTGGGATGAGCGGACCTCTACGTCTCCTTGACTTCCACGACCGGAGCCCGGTAGCGCTGGTGGAGCATCTTGTAGGCGAAGAGGTCGTGGACGATTCCAACCGTTTCCGAGTCCGGCACTGCCGGACACTCTTCGGCGCACTCCAGGCGGAAGCACTGTCCCTGTCCGAGTCTGCGAGCATGCTCAAGAAGATCAGAGAGGACTATCAATGA
- a CDS encoding tetratricopeptide repeat protein: MIDAEGPFTPMEDSPTNSLSNRVTTDDLRGQVVQADTIYGDITVSQGLTQPQKSTHPALNEPPLPSGFWTEKEEPSALHRSLGLVRVADADPFMLGVHHAVRCSEDNERRLPAYVPRDIDSLGGGLHAAIHAASKSHGLVLLLGGSSVGKTRSLYEAVQQLLPDWWLFRPASAERIHELIGLEPRRLVLWLDELQNHVGRDGGLTATAVRALLAPPHQVVVVATLWPNYYSDYTTLPSSGEGDVYSVERALLKLATVLHVGSEFSTSERERARSVADTDSRLRVALDSDDFGVTQVLAAAPELMLRWNSANAYARGVISVAVEATLAGVRNGVPKELLRMAAPGYCNRSEKAMAPSDWFEKALSYSCKELVGATAPLIGFGDVMGEQESFQVADYLVQQLGPELRSASTPAAFWGACERHLKERSDAARVGRFAMACQRLSVALPLLQQAAKSGSPSAMHELANLYERLGRYDEAEEITNRLSESSEPDGPLYRVIRAGFDYEEIYSLAKSGNEYAISQFIEEGDPVHAILLLLEDITPEDTGSWYRIAELLHDEGKNELAIEVLEGYVDLDFDHGWAATFLCELLEQEGQAERLDQLVELGYFAAALSRAQLLIRDGESTEALELLREFADQGSGEVDWLLSDFLVENDMVDELIIRAERGNLEAIVKYAELLELLGESEKAIRALTPPAEDGEVRAVSQLAKLLGKHGHLKELRRWADAGSWAAGSYLSKALIEREEFDEALLLESTGAIHGFETGELVAALKSHGETEKAVQLLIDKSKTEDGYWQPRLAELLRELGREGDLFSQIDQGNVYAFRELLQLLEEQGRDSDVEHLRIFGMTTDGKISPKPPI, translated from the coding sequence GTGATCGATGCCGAAGGACCATTCACTCCTATGGAAGACAGCCCTACCAACTCTCTCAGCAACCGTGTGACCACTGATGATCTCCGTGGTCAGGTTGTACAGGCCGACACGATCTATGGCGACATCACTGTCTCTCAGGGGCTCACACAGCCTCAGAAGTCCACCCATCCGGCTCTGAACGAGCCCCCGCTTCCTTCAGGGTTCTGGACCGAGAAGGAAGAGCCCAGTGCGCTCCATCGGTCACTAGGACTGGTTCGAGTTGCCGACGCCGATCCATTCATGCTGGGTGTACACCATGCTGTGCGCTGTTCCGAAGACAACGAACGCCGACTGCCGGCCTACGTCCCGAGAGATATCGACAGCCTAGGCGGAGGATTGCACGCAGCAATCCACGCCGCGAGCAAGAGTCACGGCCTCGTGCTCCTCCTCGGCGGCTCTTCCGTGGGGAAAACACGTTCGCTGTACGAGGCGGTCCAGCAACTGCTACCAGACTGGTGGCTGTTTCGCCCCGCGTCAGCCGAACGGATCCATGAACTGATCGGGCTCGAACCACGCCGACTCGTGTTGTGGTTGGACGAACTTCAGAATCATGTGGGCCGTGATGGTGGTCTCACCGCCACCGCTGTACGAGCTCTCCTTGCTCCACCCCACCAGGTGGTCGTGGTGGCCACACTCTGGCCGAACTACTACTCCGACTACACCACTCTGCCCTCATCCGGTGAAGGTGACGTCTACTCGGTGGAACGGGCTCTGCTGAAGCTCGCAACAGTGCTGCACGTGGGATCAGAGTTCTCGACCTCCGAACGGGAGCGTGCCCGCTCGGTGGCTGATACCGACTCCAGGCTGAGAGTGGCTTTGGATTCTGACGATTTCGGAGTCACCCAGGTTCTCGCGGCTGCGCCCGAACTCATGCTCCGTTGGAACAGCGCAAACGCCTACGCTCGTGGGGTCATCTCTGTTGCGGTCGAAGCGACCCTGGCGGGGGTGCGGAACGGCGTCCCGAAGGAACTGTTACGGATGGCAGCCCCTGGCTACTGCAATCGGAGCGAGAAGGCAATGGCGCCGAGTGACTGGTTTGAAAAGGCCCTATCTTACTCCTGTAAGGAGTTAGTAGGTGCCACAGCGCCACTCATTGGCTTCGGTGACGTCATGGGAGAACAGGAAAGCTTTCAGGTGGCTGACTATCTGGTCCAGCAACTCGGCCCCGAACTCCGTTCAGCATCTACCCCTGCTGCATTTTGGGGCGCCTGCGAAAGGCACCTCAAGGAAAGATCCGATGCCGCAAGAGTGGGCCGTTTTGCCATGGCCTGCCAGCGGCTGAGTGTGGCGCTTCCACTCCTCCAGCAGGCAGCGAAATCTGGTTCGCCGTCAGCGATGCACGAATTGGCGAACCTGTATGAGCGACTGGGCAGATACGATGAGGCAGAGGAAATCACCAATCGGCTGTCGGAGTCATCAGAGCCAGACGGACCTCTTTACCGGGTCATCCGCGCTGGCTTTGATTATGAGGAGATCTACAGCCTCGCGAAATCAGGAAACGAATACGCGATCAGCCAGTTCATCGAGGAGGGCGATCCAGTCCACGCCATCCTCCTCCTTTTGGAGGATATCACCCCCGAAGACACCGGATCCTGGTACAGGATAGCCGAACTACTGCATGATGAAGGAAAAAACGAACTGGCCATTGAGGTTCTCGAGGGGTACGTTGACCTGGACTTCGATCATGGATGGGCCGCGACGTTCCTCTGCGAGCTTCTCGAACAGGAAGGACAGGCGGAGCGACTCGATCAACTTGTCGAGCTTGGGTATTTCGCTGCCGCATTGAGTCGGGCCCAACTGCTCATCCGCGACGGCGAATCTACTGAGGCATTGGAGCTACTCAGGGAGTTCGCCGACCAGGGAAGCGGGGAGGTGGACTGGCTGCTCTCAGACTTCCTCGTCGAGAACGACATGGTGGACGAACTCATCATAAGAGCGGAGCGTGGAAATCTTGAGGCAATCGTCAAGTATGCCGAACTGCTCGAGCTGCTTGGTGAGAGCGAAAAGGCGATCCGCGCCTTGACTCCTCCTGCGGAGGATGGGGAGGTTCGCGCTGTCTCCCAGTTAGCGAAGCTCCTTGGCAAGCACGGGCACCTGAAGGAGCTTCGCCGGTGGGCCGATGCCGGAAGCTGGGCAGCGGGCAGCTACTTGAGCAAGGCCCTCATCGAGCGCGAAGAATTTGACGAAGCACTCCTTCTGGAAAGCACCGGAGCAATCCATGGATTCGAAACGGGGGAACTGGTCGCTGCCCTCAAGTCCCATGGGGAGACCGAAAAAGCGGTCCAACTTTTGATTGATAAGAGCAAAACCGAAGACGGTTATTGGCAACCTCGCCTTGCAGAACTACTCAGAGAACTTGGTCGAGAAGGAGATCTGTTCAGTCAAATAGACCAAGGGAATGTGTATGCCTTCAGAGAGCTCCTTCAGCTCCTCGAAGAGCAAGGACGTGACAGCGATGTCGAGCATTTGAGAATATTCGGCATGACAACGGATGGAAAAATCTCACCCAAGCCACCGATCTGA
- a CDS encoding DUF397 domain-containing protein — MIRSQWHKSSYSGGSTGACVEVSEGQTTAVRDTQHRDHGHLAFPSAEWTAFLTSVKDRHL, encoded by the coding sequence ATGATCAGATCCCAGTGGCACAAGTCAAGCTACAGCGGCGGCAGCACCGGGGCATGCGTTGAGGTCTCTGAAGGCCAGACGACCGCCGTGCGCGACACACAGCACCGCGACCATGGACACCTTGCGTTCCCCAGCGCAGAGTGGACAGCGTTCCTCACCTCGGTGAAGGACAGACACTTGTAA
- a CDS encoding isochorismatase family cysteine hydrolase yields MEPSTRDVLVLIDMQNGFIRPASAHVVPEVVGLVHDWVAAGGAVLFTRYLNYPGSPYTRILDWHKCQTSPEVDIIPELIPYIESGVVLNKTVYSVFTEEGSVLVKEHGWENLYFCGIDTEACVMQSAIGAFERGLTPHVITDACASHDHADLHRAGLMLLRKNIGPRQLITRADLSLRPTEA; encoded by the coding sequence GTGGAACCAAGTACGCGCGACGTTCTGGTCCTCATCGACATGCAGAACGGCTTCATCCGACCCGCATCCGCTCATGTCGTGCCCGAGGTCGTCGGACTGGTCCACGACTGGGTGGCGGCCGGGGGCGCGGTGTTGTTCACTCGCTACCTCAACTACCCGGGCAGCCCCTACACCCGCATTCTCGACTGGCACAAGTGCCAGACCTCGCCCGAGGTCGACATCATCCCCGAGCTGATCCCCTACATCGAGTCCGGCGTGGTGCTGAACAAGACCGTCTACTCCGTCTTCACCGAGGAGGGCTCAGTCCTGGTCAAAGAACACGGCTGGGAGAACCTCTACTTCTGCGGCATCGACACCGAAGCCTGTGTCATGCAGAGCGCCATCGGCGCGTTCGAGCGCGGGCTGACCCCACACGTCATCACCGACGCCTGCGCTTCGCACGACCACGCCGACCTCCACCGCGCCGGACTCATGCTCCTCCGCAAGAACATCGGACCCCGGCAGCTGATCACCCGGGCCGACCTCTCCCTCAGGCCCACAGAGGCCTAA
- a CDS encoding ATP-binding protein, which yields MATESPARAGDFASVESDARALGYDLDRHRTTNGYRYTLRNSSSGHLISFDHLTAVSAFLNDPLLPRRGQPRSKSFPCVPKSVRLARQWVREAGTGIGGRTGWAELVVSELVTNALHHTRSGAGGDIDIALTRRPDSVLIEVTDEGPLIPGTFPRVRAPHSDQTHGRGLLLVEACSRRWGAVPGAQRQSTTVWAEVDR from the coding sequence ATGGCCACCGAATCCCCAGCACGCGCGGGCGACTTCGCGTCGGTCGAGTCCGATGCCCGGGCCCTGGGCTATGACCTCGACCGGCACCGCACCACCAACGGCTACCGCTACACACTCCGCAACTCCAGCAGCGGCCACCTCATCAGCTTCGACCACCTCACCGCCGTATCCGCGTTCCTCAACGACCCGCTTCTCCCTCGGCGCGGGCAGCCCCGTAGCAAGAGCTTCCCCTGCGTTCCCAAGTCGGTGCGGTTGGCACGGCAATGGGTCCGCGAGGCCGGGACCGGCATCGGCGGTCGGACGGGCTGGGCTGAGCTGGTCGTCAGCGAGCTGGTCACCAACGCGCTCCATCACACACGGTCCGGGGCCGGTGGCGACATCGACATCGCTCTGACCCGCCGTCCCGATTCTGTCCTGATCGAGGTCACCGACGAGGGTCCGCTGATCCCGGGAACGTTCCCCCGGGTGCGTGCTCCGCATAGCGACCAAACGCACGGCCGAGGCCTACTTCTCGTGGAAGCGTGCTCCCGGCGGTGGGGCGCCGTGCCCGGGGCCCAGAGGCAGAGCACCACCGTCTGGGCAGAAGTCGACAGGTAG
- a CDS encoding phosphatidylserine decarboxylase — protein sequence MTHNEFEPSATIDDFIEKIRRWYEEDYQGFRTMYDAAVENVKPLPDDTPDEVSYDWRNNTIEDLCNFFRSWYEWKPGVHDGLNYIEMFSWLSYENDYGMVFFTSGPGYQMTAEFTELQGQYMDSPDSLPLVKAWEDQLGQSMDDYVIPPEGFKNFNEFFARAVKPGKRPIDAPDDKSVVVAPADCVINMIVDELTETTPIPVKTVTMNVKELLGDSPYADKFIGGTAVSCILMPDMYHCYHAPVEGKVVESRDDVGGIYYGMRDFPDLLNKGDVGYGYDYSMFDNFRRGYLVIDTEDLDRGHVGMVPVGLNSIASVQFLEKFKSVSRPQRVPVDKGEKIGFFKYGGSLNILLFEKGRFPALRLHQGQRIGHFESKETSLGLFSGSWRTPSRRRRF from the coding sequence ATGACACACAACGAATTTGAGCCCAGCGCCACGATCGATGACTTCATCGAGAAGATCCGTCGTTGGTACGAAGAGGACTATCAAGGGTTTCGTACCATGTATGACGCGGCGGTCGAGAACGTGAAACCGCTTCCTGATGACACGCCGGACGAAGTCAGCTACGACTGGAGAAATAACACCATCGAGGACCTGTGTAACTTCTTCCGCAGTTGGTATGAGTGGAAGCCAGGGGTCCACGACGGGCTGAACTATATCGAGATGTTCAGCTGGCTCAGCTACGAGAACGACTACGGGATGGTCTTCTTCACTTCCGGTCCGGGATACCAAATGACCGCTGAGTTCACGGAGCTGCAGGGACAGTACATGGACTCCCCGGACTCACTCCCGCTTGTGAAGGCGTGGGAAGATCAGCTCGGGCAGAGCATGGATGACTATGTCATCCCGCCCGAGGGCTTCAAGAACTTCAATGAATTCTTCGCCCGCGCTGTGAAGCCGGGTAAGCGGCCGATTGATGCGCCCGACGACAAGTCGGTAGTGGTCGCGCCGGCCGACTGTGTCATCAACATGATCGTCGATGAGTTGACTGAAACCACGCCCATCCCGGTCAAGACGGTCACCATGAACGTCAAAGAACTGCTCGGCGATTCCCCCTATGCCGACAAGTTCATCGGGGGCACCGCCGTATCCTGCATCCTCATGCCCGATATGTACCACTGCTACCACGCTCCGGTCGAAGGCAAGGTGGTGGAGTCACGCGATGACGTCGGCGGGATCTACTACGGGATGCGGGACTTCCCCGACCTTCTCAACAAGGGAGACGTGGGCTACGGATACGACTACAGCATGTTCGACAACTTCCGTCGAGGCTATCTCGTTATCGACACGGAGGACTTGGACCGCGGGCATGTGGGAATGGTGCCTGTCGGACTCAACTCGATAGCCTCCGTCCAGTTCCTGGAGAAGTTCAAGAGCGTCTCGCGCCCCCAACGAGTCCCGGTGGACAAGGGGGAGAAGATCGGATTCTTCAAATACGGCGGGTCACTGAACATCCTCCTGTTCGAGAAGGGGCGGTTCCCTGCACTCCGACTGCACCAGGGCCAGCGCATCGGGCACTTCGAGAGCAAGGAAACATCGCTCGGGCTCTTTTCGGGTTCCTGGCGTACGCCGTCCAGGCGACGCCGGTTCTGA